A region from the Branchiostoma floridae strain S238N-H82 chromosome 9, Bfl_VNyyK, whole genome shotgun sequence genome encodes:
- the LOC118423213 gene encoding E3 SUMO-protein ligase ZNF451-like isoform X2, translating into MGGVGSKKNASMAGFPSSETPGLPSTSASSKEEETAAIQTSAGQDEGTSTDPLTRSDPHLQYCWVCGVSVPNSFSAAYQHWMGKRHRRRLRELQEDEAGSDDVDVAMETYRSASDSSLVTGRLRGRRWRRNQETEKPTNKERTPSPPSTRGKQSSKSKRKGTKKGKRKSSQPSSSSESKRPRLQSDDAESDSDRKDFRKDVGPNSCRSSFPSLTDLSQLAGSSHVTAPPLPPDDVTHVIFVDLDNWSHFFQKLPHELPSGSFVYGFAGGCTTWREPKNCSPLTALQQNGCFYMHPSCGRWKDAADFAICVHAGKLDERLPKDVPFTVLSGDKGFYELAHQLRMSSRRAHIVNPHAYDMDTVLGLLNSIGET; encoded by the exons ATGGGCGGCGTCGGTTCCAAGAAAAATGCGTCCATGGCTGGATTTCCTTCCAGTGAAACTCCCGGCCTTCCCTCG acCTCCGCTTCATCAAAAGAAGAAGAGACCGCTGCAATCCAAACATCCGCCGGTCAAGACGAGGGAACTTCTACTGATCCTTTGACCCGAAGTGACCCCCATCTGCAGTACTGTTGGGTGTGTGGAGTCAGTGTTCCCAACAGCTTCAGCGCAGCCTATCAACACTGGATGGGCAAACGGCACAGACGTAGGCTCAG AGAGCTGCAGGAAGATGAGGCTGGCTCTGATGACGTAGacgttgccatggaaacctacAGGTCAGCATCAGACTCGAGCTTGGTCACCGGACGCCTCAGAGGAAGGAGATGGCGCAGAAACCAGGAGACTGAGAAACCAACAAACAAGGAGCGGACGCCTTCTCC ACCCAGCACCAGAGGCAAACAGTCTTCCAAGAGCAAGAGAAAAGGCACCAAGAAAGGCAAACGGAAGTCGTCACAGCCTAGCAGTTCTTCTGAGTCTAAACGGCCGAGACTACAAAGTGACGATGCAGAATCTGACAGTGACCGTAAAG ATTTCCGTAAAGACGTGGGACCCAACAGTTGCAGGAGCAGTTTCCCATCGCTCACGGACCTCTCGCAATTGGCTGGATCGAGTCACGTGACAGCCCCACCTCTCCCTCCAGATGACGTCACACACGTCATCTTCGTGGACTTGGACAACTGGAGTCACTTTTTCCAGAAACTTCCTCACGAGCTACCGAG CGGATCGTTCGTGTACGGATTTGCAGGTGGATGCACCACCTGGCGGGAACCTAAGAACTGCAGTCCGCTGACCGCCCTTCAGCAGAACGGCTGTTTCTACATGCACCCGTCCTGCGGCAGGTGGAAAGACGCGGCGGATTTTGCCATCTGTGTGCAC GCCGGTAAGCTGGACGAAAGGCTACCCAAAGACGTCCCCTTCACCGTGCTGTCAGGCGACAAGGGTTTCTACGAGCTCGCACACCAGCTGCGCATGTCCAGCCGCAGGGCACACATCGTTAATCCGCATGCGTACGACATGGACACGGTGCTTGGCTTGCTCAATAGTATCGGAGAAACTTGA
- the LOC118423213 gene encoding E3 SUMO-protein ligase ZNF451-like isoform X1 — MGGVGSKKNASMAGFPSSETPGLPSTSASSKEEETAAIQTSAGQDEGTSTDPLTRSDPHLQYCWVCGVSVPNSFSAAYQHWMGKRHRRRLRELQEDEAGSDDVDVAMETYRSASDSSLVTGRLRGRRWRRNQETEKPTNKERTPSPPSTRGKQSSKSKRKGTKKGKRKSSQPSSSSESKRPRLQSDDAESDSDRKDFRKDVGPNSCRSSFPSLTDLSQLAGSSHVTAPPLPPDDVTHVIFVDLDNWSHFFQKLPHELPSFCCSGSFVYGFAGGCTTWREPKNCSPLTALQQNGCFYMHPSCGRWKDAADFAICVHAGKLDERLPKDVPFTVLSGDKGFYELAHQLRMSSRRAHIVNPHAYDMDTVLGLLNSIGET, encoded by the exons ATGGGCGGCGTCGGTTCCAAGAAAAATGCGTCCATGGCTGGATTTCCTTCCAGTGAAACTCCCGGCCTTCCCTCG acCTCCGCTTCATCAAAAGAAGAAGAGACCGCTGCAATCCAAACATCCGCCGGTCAAGACGAGGGAACTTCTACTGATCCTTTGACCCGAAGTGACCCCCATCTGCAGTACTGTTGGGTGTGTGGAGTCAGTGTTCCCAACAGCTTCAGCGCAGCCTATCAACACTGGATGGGCAAACGGCACAGACGTAGGCTCAG AGAGCTGCAGGAAGATGAGGCTGGCTCTGATGACGTAGacgttgccatggaaacctacAGGTCAGCATCAGACTCGAGCTTGGTCACCGGACGCCTCAGAGGAAGGAGATGGCGCAGAAACCAGGAGACTGAGAAACCAACAAACAAGGAGCGGACGCCTTCTCC ACCCAGCACCAGAGGCAAACAGTCTTCCAAGAGCAAGAGAAAAGGCACCAAGAAAGGCAAACGGAAGTCGTCACAGCCTAGCAGTTCTTCTGAGTCTAAACGGCCGAGACTACAAAGTGACGATGCAGAATCTGACAGTGACCGTAAAG ATTTCCGTAAAGACGTGGGACCCAACAGTTGCAGGAGCAGTTTCCCATCGCTCACGGACCTCTCGCAATTGGCTGGATCGAGTCACGTGACAGCCCCACCTCTCCCTCCAGATGACGTCACACACGTCATCTTCGTGGACTTGGACAACTGGAGTCACTTTTTCCAGAAACTTCCTCACGAGCTACCGAG TTTTTGTTGCAGCGGATCGTTCGTGTACGGATTTGCAGGTGGATGCACCACCTGGCGGGAACCTAAGAACTGCAGTCCGCTGACCGCCCTTCAGCAGAACGGCTGTTTCTACATGCACCCGTCCTGCGGCAGGTGGAAAGACGCGGCGGATTTTGCCATCTGTGTGCAC GCCGGTAAGCTGGACGAAAGGCTACCCAAAGACGTCCCCTTCACCGTGCTGTCAGGCGACAAGGGTTTCTACGAGCTCGCACACCAGCTGCGCATGTCCAGCCGCAGGGCACACATCGTTAATCCGCATGCGTACGACATGGACACGGTGCTTGGCTTGCTCAATAGTATCGGAGAAACTTGA